The uncultured Trichococcus sp. DNA window CCCAAGCCAAATTGGAAATTTTGGAGGGGTTGAAGCCGGAAGGGACGTTCATCTGTCCCGGCGACGAACCATTGATTTCCGAAGAGCTGCCCCAGGGATGCGACTTCCGTCAGCTGACTTTCGGTACGGACGAAACGGCTGCTGTCTATGCCTATGACATCGTTCCTGGCAAAAACAGAACGACTTTCCATGTGAATCTGGATCCGAGCGTCAATCTGGAGATCCCGGTATTGGGCGTGTACAATGTCCGGAATGCTTTGGCTGCTTTAGCCGCCGCCCAGGTACTGGGCATGACGATCGCTGAGGCGAAGGAAGCGTTGGCGACCTTCCAACTGACCGCCAACCGCACACAGTGGCTTGATGGCGTAAACGGCTCGCAACTGCTGAATGATGCCTACAATGCGAGTCCGACTTCGATGACGGCGGTGCTGCGCTCGTTCGCGAATCTTCCGCGCGAGGGCAAGAAGATTATCGTGCTCGGTGATATCCGTGAATTGGGTGAACATTCCGCGGAAATGCACGCAGCCTTGGCAACGGAAATTTCCCCTGAGGAGTTCGATCAGGTCTATCTTTACGGTACGGAAATGCGTGCTCTTTATGAAAACTTAAGGACTGCCTTTCCGGAAGGGACACTTTATCATTATGTTGGGGAAAAGGCACCATTGATCGACAAGCTGAAGTCCGAACTGCAATACGCCGACCAAGTGCTGATCAAATCCAGTTTCGGCACTGATTTATTGGCGGTTGTGGCAGCTTTACGTGTATAATAGAAAGCGTAAGGGATTTGGATGGTTCGAGTCGCCGCAAATGCAATGGAATCCCCCTTTTCAGCCAATTCGGGTCACACGCGTCAATTGTCGGTAAATTGCAGTTTTATTTGTCATTTTCATTGAAAATATACTTACAACAGGTTTTTTTTGTAAGGAATTTCATTATTTTAAGAGAAAATGATTTGTAAAAATCTGCGGAACATGTTATTATTGCTGTTGGTAAGAATAGAGAAATAAGAGGGTTTTTTCTGCGAAGTGCAGAATGTTTGATTTATCAAGCTTTCTATTCAAGGGATTAAGTAAAAAAGGTTTATCTTTTATTTATAAGATTATGAACCGTATGAGATATACGGGTAAAAGAAAAGACTCTCTAAATTTTAGTTTCTCAAAATTAGGAGGAAACATGAAATTTTCAGAATTAGGGTTAAACGCGGAGTTATTGAAATCGATTGAGCAAATGGGATTTGAGGAAGCAACACCGATCCAAGAACAAACAATTCCTTTGGCATTGCAAGGGTTGGACGTTATTGGGCAAGCACAAACCGGTACTGGTAAAACAGCTGCTTTCGGATTGCCTATGCTGCAAAAAATCGACAACAACAACAAAGTTATTCAAGGTATCGTTATTGCACCTACACGTGAGTTGGCTATCCAAACGCAAGAAGAATTGTACCGTTTGAGCCGCGACAAAAAAGTGTCCGTGCAGGTTGTCTACGGTGGAGCTGACATCAACCGTCAAATCCGTGCTTTGAAAAACAGACCGCAAATTATTGTCGGAACGCCTGGTCGTCTTTTGGACCACATCAAACGCAAAACAATCCGTCTGGATCACATCGAAACATTAGTTCTGGATGAAGCAGATGAAATGCTGAACATGGGCTTCTTGGAAGACATCGAAGCAATCTTGAGCGAAACACCGGCTGAACGTCAAACATTGTTGTTCTCAGCTACAATGCCTGACTCAATCAAAAAAATCGGTGTCAAATTCATGCACGCTCCAGAGCATGTCAAAATCAAAGCATCACACACTGCAGCTAACTTAATCGATCAGTATTTCGTTAAATGTAAGGACTTTGAAAAATTCGATACAATGACTCGTTTGTTCGATGTGCAAAATCCTGAATTGGCTATCGTATTCGGCCGTACAAAACGTCGTGTAGACGAATTGTCAAAAGGTTTGGAATTGCGTGGTTACCGTGCAGAAGGAATCCACGGCGACTTGACGCAACAAAAACGTATGAGCGTATTGAACGCATTCAAGACAGGCGATTTGGACATCTTGGTAGCGACTGACGTTGCTGCTCGTGGATTGGATATTTCAGGTGTTACACACGTATACAACTACGATATCCCTCAAGATCCAGAGAGCTATGTTCACCGTATCGGCCGTACAGGTCGTGCCGGTAAAGAAGGTATGTCAGTGACTTTCGTTACACCAAACGAAATGGATTACTTGCGTACAATCGAAAACCTGACCAAAAAACCAATCACTCCATTACAACCACCGAGTGATGAAGAAGCTTTCCGCGGCCAAGTGAAAACAGCCATGGATGAAGTGGAAACATTGGTTAAAGAAACAGAAACAGACAAATACAAACGTGCAGCTGTTCGCTTGCTTGAAGAGCACACTGCTGAAGATTTGGTGGCAGCATTCTTGAAGAGCCTTTCTAAAGATGCTACTGATGTTCCTGTTAAAATCACACCAGAACGTCCATTGCCTTCAAGAAAAGGTAAAGGCGGCGGTGGTTACAAAGGTAAAGGTGGCGGCGGCTACAAAGGTAACCGTAGTTCATCAGACAGACGTGGCGGCGGAGAACGCGGCGGTGAGCGCAGTTTCAACAAAAATCGCTCAAGCGACAGTAAACCACGCTCCGGCGGCAAACGCTATGATGACAAACGTGGTGGCGGCAGCAGTGCCAGCGCACCTAAGAAAAGCAGCCATAGCTTCACTATCCGTAACAACAACGACTAATCAGTGATAAAACCTCTTCTCCAATTGGCCTGTGCCAGGGGAAGAGGTTTTTCTTATGCTGGAAATTTTTTGTTTTTTTGGTAAAATGAGAACAATGTATGCGGAGGAGGCGGTGATCGGAATGATTTATGGGATAGGATTGGACGTAACCGAGCTGGACCGCATCACAAGTGCCTATGAGCGGCGGCCAGGTTTTGCGGAAAGGGTTTTGACCGAAGCGGAACTGAAATTGTTCCTGGTTTTGAGTGGGTCACGCCAAATGGAATTTCTGGCAGGACGCTATGCCGCAAAAGAAGCTTTCTCGAAGGCTTACGGAACAGGCATCGGCAAACTGTCTTTCCAAGATATCGAAATTTTGCCGGGAGAGAACCGGAAGCCTGAAATAACCAGATCCCCGTTCGAAGGGAATGGGTTCGTATCCATCACGCATTCGGGGAACATCATCGCCGCGCAAGTGGTACTAGAAAAGTAAAGGGGTCTTTTACATGGTAGTAGGAAAGCACCGTCCGACGATAGCAACTGTCGATTTGGAAGCTATTTCGTGGAACATCCAACAAATCAGAAAGGGTCTATCGCCAGGAAAGAAATTTTTCGCGGTCGTCAAAGCCGATGCCTATGGATTGGGAGCCGTACCGGTAGCGAAAGCGGCGAAGGAAGCTGGCGTGGACGGTTTCTGTGTCGCGCTGTTGGATGAGGCCATGGAGCTACGGGAGAATGGGCTGTCCGATGACTTTATCATGGTTGTGGGTCCGACGGAGGCAGAAGATGCTGCACTCATAGCGGATAACGGGATCAGCGTGGCCGTCACGGCAACGGAATGGTTGGAAGCGGCCTTGCCGTATCTGCAGGAACGCCAAACGGATCTGCCGGTCCGCGTTCATATGGCGATCGATACTGGGATGGGCCGCATCGGCCTGCGCACGGTCGAGGAGGTCAAGGCCTTCGAGGCGCGCCTTGCCGAACTGGAGGGCTTTGTTTTTGAAGGCATCTTTACGCACTTCGCAACGGCCGATGGTGAAGATCCGACATTGGTGGAGCAGCAGCTGAATTTGTTTGAGGACATCTTGGAGGCATTGGCCCAACGACCGCCGATTGTGCATCTGGCGAATTCCGCGATTTCGCTTTGGCATGAAGCGTTCCGGACGGATGCGGTCCGTGTCGGAATCGCGATGTATGGCTACAACCCTTCCGACACCGTGTTGGAGTTGCCTTATGAACTGAAGCCATCCGTGCAGTTGGATACGCAGATCAGCTATGTCAAACAGATGCATGAAGGCGACACGATCGCATACGGCGCCCGCTACCGCGCTTTTGAGGGGGAATGGATCGCTACACTTCCGATCGGCTATGCCGACGGATGGAGACGGGATCTTCGCCATCAGACGGTCATCGTCGATGGCCAGCGCTGCCCGATCCGGGGAGTCATCTGCATGGATCAATGCATGATCAGCCTTCCAAAAGAATATCCGGTCGGGACCAAAGTGACGCTCCTGGGGGAAAACGGCGGACTCGTCAATAACCCATCCGAAATGGCCGTAACAATCGATACGATCGGATATGAAATTTTGACGGGAATCAATGCCCGCGTCCCGCGCGTCTACAAATAGAAGAACCGAAAAAATAAGGGAAGCTGTCCAGTGCCTGCTGAAGGCGGACAGCTTTTTTGTGATGAAAATCAGATGAAAATGTGCCGCCAGTCGTTTTCAAAAGCGAACATGTGTGGTAAACTGTCTTGGCTCACAGATGAGTGCGTGGTTCGTCTACCATCCCACGAAAAAAAACTAGGAGGTTTTTAGATTGAGTACAAGAAAAATGGTGATCAATACAATTATCGCAGCACTTTATGTTGCGTTGACAGGGATTTTTGCTTTTATGTCGTTCGGTGCCATCCAATTCCGTGTTTCAGAAATGCTGAATCATTTGGTGGGTTACCACAAAGATTACAAATACGGTGTGTTGGCGGGAGTTTTTATCGCCAATCTGATTTTTTCAACGTTAGGTGCCTGGGACTTGGTTTTCGGATTTGGCCAGACATTGATCTCTTTCCTTATTCTGGAAAAATTGTTCAAACCCAACGATTCCGAAATGAAACGCATGATGTTGACCGCGCTCGTCTTCACCTTGACGATGGTTTTTGTCGCGATTGAGCTATACATCGTTCTTGATTTGCCTTTCTGGTTCAGCTTTGCGACAGCGGCATTCGGTGAGGCGGTCGTGCTGGTTGTGTCAGCGCCGCTCATGAAATACCTGAACAAGATCATCGGTTTTGCCGATAAAATGGCTTGATCCGTTAAAAATTGATATGAGAAAAACTGGAGAGCGGGGGCTTTTGCTGGATGGACAGCAGAGCCTCCTGTTTTTTTGCTAGGATATGTCTCATCGTTCTCTTATAATAGAGAGGTAATCCAAAAAGAGGGAGGAAATAATATATGGAAATGTACGCAATTACAGTCGGTCCGATCCAAGAAAACTGTTATTTTTTGATTGGAGACCATGAAAATGACACGATCATCTTTGACCCAGGTGAGCAAGCGGAGGACATCATCGCAGCTATCGAAGAGAATGAGTTGCATCCGATAGCGATCGTGTTGACCCATGCGCACTACGATCATATCGGAGCCCTCGAAACGATCCGGGAAAAATACGATGTTCCCGTTTACCAAAATCCAATCGAACGCGAGTGGCTGTTGGATCCGCAACTGAATGGATCCGCAAGCAATCCGAACGTTCCCGATGTCCGACTTGCGAAGGAAGCGGATGTCTTCTTTGAGGAGATGGGGCCCTACCAAATCGGCGAGTTCCGTTTTGAGATGCAACATATTCCTGGCCATTCGCCAGGAAGCACCGTCTTCATTTTCCGCGAGAACGGGTTCGCGATCGTTGGGGATGTCATCTTTAAAGGTAGCGTCGGCCGCAGCGATTTGCCGGGCGGCAGCCATGAAACCTTGATCGCAGGCATCCAGAAATACATCGTACCTCTTCCGGGAGAAATGGTTCTGTTCCCTGGACACGGCGATCCTACGACAGTAAGGGAAGAAATCTATTCCAACCCCTATCTGAATGGCGCTACCCGCTGATCCGGGTATGCGCAAAAAAGTCGGACAAGCACAAGGCTTCGTCCGACTTTTTGTATTAGTTTTTAGATCGAGCGGGCGTCTGGAGCCTGAGTGGAATTCCCGATGAAGGCTTGCTCGCCGGGAAAACGCCACTCCGGACGCTCAATGTAATGTGATGGGTTGGATTTCAGAAATCGACTTGCAGGTTTTCGATCTCCGTCACGCGGAAATCTTTGCGCTCCAACGCCTTGACGATTGAGTCCAGCACCTGTTTTGGTGTACCGGCGGGTAAAGTGACCAATACCCTTCTCAAGGCGTCTTCCCGGTTGATGTCCAGGGAAATGCAGCTGGCGATGGAGGAGTAGCGGTTGATGATCTTGGTGATGTGGTACAGGTCGCCTTTTTGACCGGGAGCGATGACGGTCAGCACATAGCTTCCGACATCGATGCTCCATGATTGGGCCAGCATATTCAGCAAGGCGTTGTGGGTCAGGATGCCGTAGAAAGTCATGTCCTTATTCAAAACGGAAATGTAGGGCAACTCTTTGATGGTAAAAAATACCTTAAAGAATGAACTGTCTATCGAAATGAATTTTGTGGCATTCTTCAGCAGATGCGTGACAGGGAGGTTCATGTCCCCACCATTGGCTTTATGCCGATAGATATGCATTTTGTAGATGTTTCCCCGGAAGATGGTTTCTGTTTCATCCAAAATCGGAACGCAACGGAAGCCGGATTCTTCGAGGATATCCAGTGCATCCCGAAGCGTGGCGGACTCTTTGACGATGGTCAACTCTCGTTTGGGGATGGCAAGTGAGCGGATAAGCATATAATATAGGTCCTCCTAAAAACACGGTTGTCTTAATGTGATAATAACATTAAAATGAAAAAAAGCAACGGTTAAAAACGCATAGTTGGAAATTCTTAAACATTTGATAAATCAAGCAGTAAAGCCCTTCCAAAGCTATGGCAGCATCTAATGAACATTAGATTGAAATGAGAACACTTGTCGGGCCAGGCAAGCCTAAGGAAGAAGAGTTGGACAGCGCCATCAGCCCGCGAATGAAAAATCTCTTGATTTTTCGAGTGGAGTTCACTATATTAAGTAGTATATAATTGAACAGAATCTATATTTTTTTATGCAACGGCACCTAACCTCAGTTCAGGAAATGTCCCCGTTGCGTGAGTCACCATTAAAAAGGAGAAAAAAATCATATGAACCCAGACCCCGAAGGCCAGTCGTTATTATCAAAAATAGCATTGATCCTAACCCTGACTTTACTGAATGCTTATTTTGCTTCAGCTGAATTAGCATTTGTTTCCATCAACCGCTCCAAAATCGAGAAGCTGGCCAAAGACGGCGATAAGAAAGCGCAAAAGGTTTTGCGTCTTTTGGAGAATCCGGATGATTTCTTGGCCACTATCCAAGTTGCCATCACTTTTGCGGGATTCTTCAGCAGTGCATCGGCTTCATCCAATTTCGTCGGCTATATCGAGCCGTTGTTGGGAAACATCGCAGGTGGCAAGACGATAGCGATGATCATCATCACCGTTATCCTTTCCTACATCACGCTCGTTTTTGGCGAGCTGTACCCGAAACAGATCGCCCTACAGATGCCTGAAAGCATTGCGCGTCATACTGCAGGTCCGATCGTTGTCGTCAAGACACTCTTCAAACCGTTTGTTTGGTTGTTGTCCTTTTCGACCGGCATCCTGAAGAAGCTGACGCCGATTGAATTCACGAATGTGGAAGAGAAGCTCACCCGTGATGAAATGAAGGCCATCCTGGCACAGAGCCGAGGCGAAGGGGTCATCGATCCATCCGAGTTCACGATGATGCAGGGGGTACTTTCGTTGGATACGAAGCTTGCCCGCGAATTGATGGTGCCGCGTACCGACACCTTGATGATGGATTTGGATGATGATCTGGAGTACAACATCGCGCTGGTTCTGAACAGTCAATATTCCCGGATTCCGGTCTATGAGGAAGACAAAGACAATGTCATAGGCGTTCTGCATATGAAAAATGTGTTGAAGGCATCAAAGGAAGTCGGTTTCGAGCGGATTTCTTTCCGTGAATTGGTCAATGCGCCTTTGTTCGTCCCTTCCACTATTTATATCGATGATCTCTTGGTTGAATTCCGCAAGACCCACACGCACATGGCCATCATCAAGGATGAATACGGCGGTGTGGAGGGGATCATCACCCTCGAGGACCTTTTGGAGGAAATCGTAGGGGACATTGAGGATGAATATGATGAAATTTACCGCCTTTCGAAAAAAATCGATGACAATCATTACGTCGTCAATGGACGTATGCCGCTGGACAAGTTCAATCAATTGTTCAAGACGGCAATCGCTTCCGAAGAAGTGGACACGATCGCCGGCTACATGATCGAGGAACTCGGCTATTTTCCGAAAGATGATGAGCATGCGACGATTCAGACTGGAGAGTACCTGCTGACGACTACTCAGGTCGAGAGCGGCCGGATCAGGGGCATCCGTGTCACAAGGGAACCGGTCCAAGAATTAGTTGTTGAAGATGAATAAGCGCAAGGCTGGGATTCGTTCCCAGCCTTGTTGCCATTAACAAAAGAGCACGTGATAAGGAGAAAAAAGCATGGCATTGAACGAAATGATGGACAGACCCGTCGTAAAGAAAGAACTGGTTGCTTTTATGCGCGACAGACTGAAACGTTTCCCGGGAGAATTGGGGGAACTGGAAAAGACAGCGAATGAAAAAGGCGTACCGATCATCCCGCACGAAACAGCTGTTTTCCTGAACATGCTGTTGGGTCAGATCAAGCCCAAACAGATACTGGAAATCGGAGCGGCCATCGGTTTCTCGGGAAGCTTGATGGCGCAACATGTCGGAGCGGAAGGCCATGTCACGACCATCGATCGTTTTGAGGTCATGATCAACCACGCCAAAGCAAATTTTGAAAAACTGGGCATCACAGACAAAGTGACGCTTTTGGAGGGCGATGCGGCGGAAGTCCTGCCTACTTTGGAAGGACCGTATGATTTCATCTTTATGGACAGCGCAAAATCCAAATATTATGAATTTTTGCCCCACTGCATCCGGCTTCTGAAGAAAGACGGCATGCTGGTCATCGATGATGTTTTCCAAGGCGGAACCATCCTCGATGATGAAAAGGACGTTCCCAAAAGGGTCCGCAAAATCCACCGACGCCTGAACAAGCTGATGGATACCGTGCTGGACCATCCGGCGTTGGAAACATCCCTCGTCCCCCTTGGTGATGGGCTGTTGCTGATCGTGAAGAAAGAAGACTTTGATTTCGGCTACATCCTGGATGAAATCGAAGCGGAAAAACAGGATCGCGCATAGTAATTTAGGGCTTGCCTCGAAATGAGGCAGGCTCTTTTTTGAATGGCATGGCGCCGGGTTGCCGGAGGAGGAGAGCCCGTGAAACGGGTCTCAACTCCGGCGAAGCCTGCGTTCCCCGGAGGAGAACATTGCGGTGCCACTCCATTCAGTTTGCCCGTAGAGAACATTGCAAGGCTGGTGAAAACGGAGCGCATCTGTTTGCATTTCTTCCGCGTTGGTATTATGATGAGTGTCTAAGAACCGGCCTATTATAAAAAAATTAAGATAAAATAGGTTGATTTTTCAAGAAAACATGGTAAAGTGATGAAAAGTGAGTTATGATCATTTGTAACGTAAACGTAACTTGGTTGTAACAAAACAAGAAGGTGGTCAGACAGTGAAAAAGAAACCCATCATCATTGGCGCTGCAACAATCTTATTGGTTGCAGCCGGATACTTTGGTGCAGGTAGCTATTATGAAGATAAATTCTTGCCGAACACGATGCTGGATGGCATTGACATATCGAATGATACCGTAGCCCAAGCAAAAGCAGAGACAACTGCAGCAATCGCACAAGCGCAGGTCGAAATCGTTGAAAATGGAGAAACCATCCTTGCGTTCACACCTGATGATCTAGGCATTTCCATCGACAACTCCGAGAAATTGGAAGCGATGAAAGCGGAACAAAATGGCTGGGACTGGCCGTTTTTGCTGTTCCAAGATAAACAGGAAGAGACCGATCTGAGCGGTGTTTCTGTCGACGAAACGGCTTTCGGGAACATCGTGGCGGAAATGCAGTTGGAAAATGAGAGCCGCATGGCACCCGTGAACGCTACCGTCGTCAAAGGAACGGAAGGCTATGAGATTGCGCCTGAAACCGCAGGGGACAAGGTCGATCTGGAATTGTTGAAAGCAAGCATGCTGGAAGCGATCATTGCCGGAGAAACCGAAATCGACCTGGCACAGGCGTATCAACAGCCGACATTGACGGCAGACGATCCAATTTTGATGGAAACGCTGCAGAAATTGGATGAGTTGACGAATACGGTTATCCAATACACGATTTCCGGACAGACGGAGACAGTGCCGCAAACAGCCATCGTCGAATGGTTGGTCGTAGACGAGAACGGTGAAGTGTCGGTCAATCGCGAAGGGGTTGCAGCCTACATGCAGGGACTCAGCGACACCTACAGCACCTATTCCCGTACGCGGGATTTCTTGGCGACGGACGGTGAAACGGTTCAAGTCCCACCTGGTACGTATGGATGGACACTGGCTGTCGCAACCGAAACGGACAAACTGGTCAACTATATTTTGGCGGGTGAAGACGTCACGGTAACGCCGAACTTTAACGGTACCGGCTACCATGCGGACGGCACTGACATCGGCGCTACCTATGTTGAAGTGGATCTTTCCAGCCAACATATGTGGTATTACAAAGATGGCGTCATTGTGCTCGAGACAGACATCGTTTCCGGGCATCCGATGACACCGACGCCGACTGGGGTCTTCTACATCTGGAACAAAGAAGAGGATGCCGTCCTGGAAGGCTACAATCCGAGGACCGAGAAGGATTACGAATCGCCTGTAGAATACTGGATGCCTGTCGATTGGACAGGCATCGGTATCCACGACTCGTCCTGGCAACCTGCTTACGGCGGTGAATATTGGCTTACTGCCGGATCGAACGGGTGTGTCAATACGCCGCCTGGGGTCATGGCTGAATTGTATGGGATGATCGGTATCGGGGTTCCGGTCGTCATCCACAGCTGATGAATCAACGAACGCCATAACTACCAATAGAGGGATGAGCTATCAGTCAGGAAAGCGATTGATGGCTCGTCCTTTTTGGTACAGTTGTCCGGATCCCGTCGGAAGGTAATTCAGGAACGCTTTGCACATAAGCGGCTGCAATTGTATAATAAAGAGTAGACGTTCCGAATGGGACAGAGAGTTGCAAGAAACAAGGAGGTTTGAAGATGAAAAAGGTACTAGTGGTAGACGATGAAAAACCAATTTCAGATATAATCAAGTTTAATCTGACCAAAGAAGGTTATGATGTCTTCACTGCATTTGATGGTGAGGAGGCCTTGGCGCAGTTTGCAGAGGTGGGTCCGGATATCATCCTGCTGGATCTGATGCTGCCAAAAATGGACGGTTTGGAAGTCTGCCGGGAAATCCGCAAGACGAGCGATGTGCCGATCATCATGTTGACGGCAAAAGATTCTGAAATCGACAAGGTGCTTGGACTTGAATTGGGTGCGGATGACTATGTCACGAAACCATTTTCGAACCGAGAATTGGTCGCGCGCGTAAAAGCAAATTTGAGGAGACAAGCCTCTCCAGTCGCACCACCGCCTGAAGAAGACGATACGAATGAAATTAAAATCGGATCCTTGATCATCCACGAAGATGCCTACATCGTGTCGAAGCGCGGGGTAGAAATCGAACTGACCCACCGCGAGTTCGAGTTGCTGCATTATTTGGCGAAACATCTCGGCCAAGTGATGACACGGGAGCATCTGCTGCAGACTGTATGGGGATATGATTATTTCGGCGATGTCCGCACGGTTGATGTGACGGTCCGGAGATTGCGCGAAAAAATCGAAGATACACCAAGCCATCCGACTTGGTTGATCACACGAAGAGGAGTAGGCTACTTCTTAAAGAACCCGGATCAGGAGTAACAGTATATGAACAAAAAGATACGTTTGGTTCACTCCATTCATTTTAAGATACCGATGTTGTTCATTTTCCTTCTGTTGGTATCCCTGCAATTGATCGGGGCCTATTTTATCCGTGAACTCGAAACGAAAATGATCAGCAATTTCGATAGCCAGATGAGCCTGAATGCCGGTTTTCTGGAGAAAACGCTGCAGCCGCTCCTGCTGGCTGATGATGCTGAAAAGCTGGAGGCTTCTGTGCAGACTATCCTCAGCGATTTTACGGGCGCCAACATTCTGGAAACGCAGGTCCTGGATGAGCAAGGGTATATCCTTGGAATCAATGACCAAACGCTGCAATCTTTGATCGGAACGAAGTCGACCGATCGGGATGTTCAACAAGTCATTCTTCTGGATGCACCCTCATCATACCAATATGTGAAGGAAGACACGAATAGCCGTGTGCTGAAGAAAATCAATCCGATCTATTCCATGGACAATACGGGTACCCTTATCGGTGTGTTGGTGATGGAATCGAATATCGAATCGGTCTATTCGCAGATGAGCCAGACGGTGAGCATTTTTTTGAATGCATCGTTGGTGGCGATCATCATCACGGTTGTTTTGGCAGTGATCATCTCCCGCGGCATCACGCGCCCCATTTCGGAGATGCGCCGACAGACAGCGAACATTGCCGACGGGGATTATTCCGGTAAGGTTACGGTCTATGGAGCGGACGAATTGGGCGAACTGGCTGAGACAATCAATGACCTGTCCTATAAAGTCAAGGATGCCCAGGAAACGACGGAATCGGAGCGCCAAAGGTTGGACAGCGTCCTGCGGCACATGACGGATGGCGTGTTGGCCACAGACCGTCGCGGCAAAATCATTATCATCAACAGTCGGGCGATGGATCTGCTCTCGATTTCGCAAGACAAAGCGATCGGACAATCGATCATGAAAGTGCTGAAGCTCGGGGAGAAATTCACTTTCCGCCAGTTGTTGGAGACGCAGGACGAGTTGATCCTGAACATCCCGACAGAAGATCAGGACACGATTCTGCGCGGTGAATTTTCAGTCATTCAGAGGGAATCCGGTTTCATCAGCGGATTGGTCTGTGTGCTTTCCGACATCACAGAGCAAGAAAAAGTCGAACAGGAACGCCGCAGCTTCGTTTCCAATGTATCCCATGAATTGCGGACGCCGTTGACAAGCGTGAAAAGTTACACGGAATCGCTGATCGACGGCGCTTGGCAAGATAAAGAAATCGCCCCGGAATTCCTGAAAGTCATCTCCACCGAGACTGATCGGATGATCCGGATGATCACCGATCTGCTGAACTTATCTCGGATGGACCAAGGGAAGCAGGAACTGAATCTGGAGTTCGTCAGCATCAATGAACTGGTCGCGCATATCATCGATCGCTTCGAAATGGTGTTGAAGTCGGAACAGTACCGAAACAAAAAATACAAGATCGAACGGGACTTTACGCAAAGGACGTTGTGGGTCGAAATCGATCAGGATAAATTTATCCAGGTCATCGATAATATCATGAACAACGCCATCAAATATTCTCCGGACGGCGGGAAAATAACCTGCCGGCTGATGGAGACGCACAACAGTGTCGTCATCAGCATCACGGATGAAGGCTTGGGCATTCCGCGTAAGGATATCGGTCATGTCTTTGACCGATTCTATCGGGTGGACAAGGCGCGCGCCCGTTCGATGGGCGGCACCGGACTTGGATTGGCCATTTCCAAAGAGGTCGTCCAATTGCACGGCGGGAAAATCTGGGTGACCAGTGTGGAAAATAAAGGGTCGACGTTCTTTATTTCCCTGCCTTACATTCCGATGGACGAGGAGGATGAATGGGGATGAGAAAAAAAGAATCACCGATACTGAGCGCACTGCTGTATACATTGGTCGCAATCAGTCTGTTCCTGACAGTAAGGATCCTTTCCACTCCGAGTACGATTGGTTTGGGCCAGAATTCGACGACATCCGTCTCCGCAAATCTGACCAACACGAAAAAAATAGAGGATGTCTTTGCGCCGATAAGGATGATTGTCCATACGGATAAGCGTATTTATTTGACGCAAATGCCGGAAATTATGCAAAACGTAAATGACCTGTTCGGGGAGAGCGTCCTTGACGGAATCGAAGGGGTCTCC harbors:
- the walK gene encoding cell wall metabolism sensor histidine kinase WalK gives rise to the protein MNKKIRLVHSIHFKIPMLFIFLLLVSLQLIGAYFIRELETKMISNFDSQMSLNAGFLEKTLQPLLLADDAEKLEASVQTILSDFTGANILETQVLDEQGYILGINDQTLQSLIGTKSTDRDVQQVILLDAPSSYQYVKEDTNSRVLKKINPIYSMDNTGTLIGVLVMESNIESVYSQMSQTVSIFLNASLVAIIITVVLAVIISRGITRPISEMRRQTANIADGDYSGKVTVYGADELGELAETINDLSYKVKDAQETTESERQRLDSVLRHMTDGVLATDRRGKIIIINSRAMDLLSISQDKAIGQSIMKVLKLGEKFTFRQLLETQDELILNIPTEDQDTILRGEFSVIQRESGFISGLVCVLSDITEQEKVEQERRSFVSNVSHELRTPLTSVKSYTESLIDGAWQDKEIAPEFLKVISTETDRMIRMITDLLNLSRMDQGKQELNLEFVSINELVAHIIDRFEMVLKSEQYRNKKYKIERDFTQRTLWVEIDQDKFIQVIDNIMNNAIKYSPDGGKITCRLMETHNSVVISITDEGLGIPRKDIGHVFDRFYRVDKARARSMGGTGLGLAISKEVVQLHGGKIWVTSVENKGSTFFISLPYIPMDEEDEWG